In Macrobrachium nipponense isolate FS-2020 chromosome 30, ASM1510439v2, whole genome shotgun sequence, a genomic segment contains:
- the LOC135202040 gene encoding thyroid receptor-interacting protein 11-like: MEESRKVVLLETTVVNLEHQLEKKLQCLQDENGPHLEDKKRKEIEALENKCSRLLKAMEVKNVYLRQAKKDIKRLRQEIEDKQDGLMKELTRLQNENQEKEMKIDILLNFLQSGNDEKEMKIDLLEKELSHLQKENNEKEMKIDLLGKELNSLQNGIEVKEMKIDLLEKEKMEESRKVVLLETTVVNLEHQLEKKLQRLQDENGPHLEDKQRKEIEALENKCSRLLKAMDDKNVYLRQAKKDIKKLRQEIEDKQAGLMKELNRLQNENQEKEMKLDILLNLLQCGNDEKEMKIDLLEKEKMEESRKVVLLETTVANLEHHLETQERQGVVMGEEIVILKEDIARLEDEKKQLESTLALSRLELNRIVTQREGPTAHPNKEAPGISHRVEEEEEDSEPDSTAKKGQGGVNIEKEGRDTPKYTRLLSEIKNLKRGQKQLWEQLLEGRGKYEELESIALSLQSKMNRKRDDRENT; the protein is encoded by the coding sequence atggagGAAAGCAGAAAAGTGGTTCTGCTGGAAACCACTGTAGTGAATTTAGAACACCAATTAGAGAAAAAACTTCAGTGTCTCCAAGACGAGAATGGTCCACATCTGGAAGACAAAAAACGGAAAGAGATCGAGGCTCTCGAGAACAAGTGCTCTCGGTTGTTGAAGGCGATGGAGGTAAAAAATGTCTACCTTAGACAAGCTAAGAAGGACATTAAGAGACTAAGGCAAGAAATTGAGGACAAGCAAGATGGTCTCATGAAAGAACTAACTCGTCTTCAGAATGAAAACCAGGAAAAGGAGATGAAGATTGATATCCTTCTGAATTTTCTCCAGAGTGGAAACGACGAGAAGGAGATGAAGATTGATCTCCTTGAGAAAGAATTGAGTCATCTCCagaaggaaaacaatgaaaaggaGATGAAGATTGATCTGCTAGGGAAAGAACTGAATAGTCTCCAGAATGGAATTGAGGTAAAGGAGATGAAGATTGATCTcctagagaaagagaaaatggagGAAAGCAGAAAAGTGGTGCTTCTGGAAACCACTGTAGTGAATTTAGAACACCAATTAGAGAAAAAATTGCAACGTCTCCAAGACGAGAATGGTCCACATCTGGAAGACAAACAACGGAAAGAGATCGAGGCTCTCGAGAACAAGTGCTCTCGGTTGTTGAAGGCGATGGACGACAAAAATGTCTACCTTAGACAAGCTAAGAAGGACATTAAGAAACTGAGGCAAGAAATTGAGGACAAGCAAGCTGGTCTCATGAAAGAACTAAATCGTCTTCAGAATGAAAACCAGGAAAAGGAGATGAAGCTTGATATCCTTCTGAATCTTCTCCAGTGTGGAAACGACGAAAAGGAGATGAAGATTGATCTCCTtgagaaagagaaaatggagGAAAGCAGAAAAGTGGTGCTACTGGAAACCACTGTAGCAAATTTAGAACACCACTTAGAGACCCAGGAGAGGCAAGGGGTGGTCATGGGAGAAGAAATAGTTATCCTGAAAGAGGACATAGCAAGACTGGAGGATGAAAAGAAGCAACTGGAAAGCACTCTGGCCTTATCTCGTTTGGAACTGAACAGAATAGTGACCCAGAGGGAAGGTCCAACTGCCCATCCCAATAAAGAGGCACCTGGAATCTCACAccgggtggaggaggaggaggaggacagtgAACCTGACAGCACGGCCAAGAAAGGCCAAGGAGGAGTCAATATTGAAAAAGAAGGCAGAGACACACCAAAATATACAAGATTGTTGAgcgaaataaaaaatttaaaaagaggaCAGAAACAGCTTTGGGAGCAGTTGCTCGAAGGGCGGGGAAAATACGAGGAACTGGAGAGCATTGCACTAAGCCTCCAAAGCAAAATGAACAGGAAGAGAGATGATAGAGAAAATACTTAA